The Nitriliruptor alkaliphilus DSM 45188 genome includes a region encoding these proteins:
- a CDS encoding DUF4126 domain-containing protein has product MDAVGLLAGTGWASGVNLYAVVVLLGLVGRTGLADVPVVLTRTDVLAVAALLYAIEFVVDKIPWLDTAWDALHTVVRPVGAATLGAILAGDIETVGEVTAALSSGSLALASHTVKATTRAAINTSPEPVSNGLVSLGEDGLVAGVVVLAVTNPVLALAAVAVLLVAGTLTVVLLARALRRAWRGWRERRRSRRDPGRDAGRDAGRDAGREGHEEDGAPGHPR; this is encoded by the coding sequence GTGGACGCCGTCGGGCTGCTCGCGGGGACCGGCTGGGCCTCGGGTGTCAACCTCTACGCCGTCGTGGTCCTCCTCGGGCTGGTCGGGCGGACCGGCCTCGCGGACGTGCCGGTCGTGCTCACCCGCACCGACGTCCTGGCCGTCGCGGCGCTGCTCTACGCGATCGAGTTCGTGGTGGACAAGATCCCCTGGCTCGACACCGCCTGGGACGCGCTCCACACCGTGGTCCGGCCCGTCGGCGCCGCCACGCTCGGTGCGATCCTCGCGGGGGACATCGAGACCGTCGGCGAGGTCACGGCTGCCTTGTCGTCCGGATCGCTGGCCCTCGCCAGCCACACGGTCAAGGCGACCACCCGGGCGGCCATCAACACCTCGCCCGAACCGGTGAGCAACGGGCTGGTCAGCCTCGGCGAGGACGGTCTCGTCGCGGGGGTGGTGGTGCTCGCGGTCACCAACCCGGTGCTCGCGCTGGCGGCGGTCGCCGTCCTCCTGGTCGCCGGCACGCTGACCGTGGTGCTCCTCGCGCGAGCGCTCCGACGAGCGTGGCGGGGCTGGCGGGAGCGTCGTCGATCCCGCCGCGACCCCGGCCGCGATGCCGGCCGC